Proteins co-encoded in one Streptomyces sp. NBC_01283 genomic window:
- a CDS encoding SDR family oxidoreductase, producing the protein MPSLLEGKTVVVSGVGAGLGHQVAAAVVRDGGRAVLGARTEANLAKSAGEIDPEGTRTAYLPTDITDETQCEALAGLARDRFGGIDAVVHVAAWDSYFGGVQDADFATWQQVIDVNLLGTLRMTRACLPALKERGGSVVFIGTQSAVAAPSQVRQAAYAASKGALTSAMYSLAHEVGPDRVRVNTVLPGWMWGPPVEAYVQFTAHTEGVPEVEVRDRLAARMALPELATDGDVADAAVFLASDMARAITGQSLLVNAGELMR; encoded by the coding sequence ATGCCGTCGCTCCTCGAAGGAAAGACCGTCGTCGTCTCGGGGGTCGGCGCCGGCCTCGGCCATCAGGTTGCCGCCGCCGTCGTACGGGACGGGGGCCGCGCGGTGCTCGGGGCGCGTACGGAGGCGAACCTCGCCAAGTCGGCCGGGGAGATCGACCCCGAAGGAACGCGCACCGCCTATCTCCCGACCGACATCACGGACGAGACGCAGTGCGAGGCCCTCGCGGGGCTGGCGCGCGACCGGTTCGGCGGGATCGACGCGGTGGTCCACGTGGCCGCCTGGGACAGCTACTTCGGCGGCGTACAGGACGCGGACTTCGCCACCTGGCAGCAGGTCATCGACGTCAATCTGCTCGGCACGCTGCGGATGACGCGGGCCTGCCTGCCCGCGCTCAAGGAGCGGGGCGGCTCGGTGGTGTTCATCGGCACGCAGTCGGCCGTCGCGGCGCCCTCGCAGGTGCGGCAGGCGGCGTACGCGGCCTCGAAGGGGGCGCTGACGTCGGCGATGTACTCCCTCGCGCACGAGGTGGGTCCTGACCGGGTCCGGGTGAACACGGTGCTGCCCGGCTGGATGTGGGGCCCGCCGGTCGAGGCGTACGTCCAGTTCACCGCGCACACCGAAGGGGTGCCGGAGGTGGAGGTACGGGACCGCCTCGCGGCGCGGATGGCGCTTCCGGAGCTGGCGACGGACGGCGACGTGGCGGACGCGGCGGTGTTCCTGGCGTCGGACATGGCGCGGGCGATCACGGGACAGTCGCTCCTGGTGAACGCGGGAGAGCTGATGCGATAG
- a CDS encoding ADP-ribosylglycohydrolase family protein produces MSTAAATGVWGRAEQQDFRSRVRGTLLGAAVGDALGAPVDALDLEEIREAHGAEGLTEPAVAHGRRGAVTAATQLALFTVDGLIRAQVRRDTGAWHPPTDLHRAYRRWAATQSDWGPDERRKEDGWLAREEWLYSRRSPARACLLGFGDDAMGTLEAPKNPDEQGAEAATRSAPFGLLVGWEPQLVLQLAVECAVQTHGHPTAYLAAGAHTVLVHGLARGESLDGAIQRALALLAARPGHQPVTDALKHALGAVRQGMPTPSRVEELMGDGGAEGALAAAVYCALVGEDIRHGLRLAVNHGGASAATGSLCGALLGALHGETALPPGWLTELEGRATILELADDFAMEMTQGPALHGPAVSSPGWLARYPRA; encoded by the coding sequence GTGAGCACCGCAGCAGCCACCGGAGTCTGGGGCCGCGCCGAGCAGCAGGACTTCCGCAGCCGGGTGCGCGGCACCCTGCTCGGCGCCGCCGTCGGCGATGCCCTGGGAGCGCCCGTCGACGCGCTGGACCTGGAGGAGATACGCGAGGCGCATGGGGCCGAGGGGCTTACCGAGCCCGCTGTCGCGCACGGGCGGCGCGGCGCGGTCACCGCCGCCACGCAGCTCGCCCTCTTCACCGTCGACGGACTCATACGCGCCCAGGTGCGGCGCGACACCGGCGCCTGGCATCCGCCGACCGACCTGCACCGCGCCTACCGGCGGTGGGCCGCCACCCAGAGCGACTGGGGCCCCGACGAACGGCGCAAGGAAGACGGCTGGCTGGCCCGGGAGGAGTGGCTCTACTCCCGGCGGTCGCCGGCCCGCGCCTGTCTGCTCGGGTTCGGGGACGACGCCATGGGCACGCTGGAAGCCCCCAAGAACCCGGACGAGCAGGGCGCCGAGGCCGCCACGCGATCCGCCCCCTTCGGGCTCCTGGTCGGCTGGGAGCCGCAGCTGGTCCTGCAACTGGCCGTGGAGTGCGCCGTACAGACGCACGGGCACCCCACCGCCTACCTCGCGGCCGGTGCGCACACCGTCCTGGTGCACGGTCTCGCCCGGGGGGAGTCCCTGGACGGAGCCATCCAGCGGGCGCTCGCGCTGCTGGCCGCCCGGCCCGGCCACCAGCCCGTCACCGATGCGCTGAAGCACGCCCTGGGTGCCGTACGGCAGGGCATGCCCACGCCCTCCCGGGTGGAGGAGCTGATGGGGGACGGCGGTGCGGAGGGCGCGCTCGCCGCCGCCGTCTACTGCGCACTCGTCGGCGAGGACATCCGCCACGGGCTGCGGCTCGCCGTGAACCACGGTGGTGCGTCGGCCGCCACGGGCAGCCTGTGCGGGGCGCTCCTCGGCGCGCTGCACGGCGAGACCGCGCTGCCTCCCGGCTGGCTCACCGAGCTGGAGGGGCGCGCCACGATCCTGGAGCTTGCGGACGACTTCGCCATGGAGATGACGCAGGGGCCCGCGCTGCACGGTCCGGCGGTTTCGTCGCCGGGATGGCTTGCAAGGTATCCGCGCGCGTGA
- a CDS encoding GPP34 family phosphoprotein, with protein sequence MGRSRRTIPEELLLLALDPATGTTAQPQSLDLGLAGAQLVELALAGRIAPDGDRIAVVMPRPTGDPTLDSALELLRRRGSPVRAVHWIGGPRLGLRQIYLAHLERCGMVHAVSGQMCGVLPTTRYQATDTAISRDIRSRLDSAIRTGVPPDPRTAALAALAHAVGLGKHLYPGNEGRSSRSRLRDLIRHDPMGGLVAHAVMDVQNGVAAQPRRSPAPAGPGGPGGPAVPSGPGGGRQPARTVPEPGGVPMQPRRGSMARAVAH encoded by the coding sequence ATGGGCAGGAGCCGCAGAACAATTCCGGAGGAGCTTCTGCTGCTCGCTTTGGACCCGGCCACGGGTACCACAGCGCAGCCGCAGTCGCTCGACCTCGGTCTGGCCGGAGCACAGCTAGTGGAGCTGGCGCTGGCCGGACGGATAGCCCCAGACGGGGATCGTATCGCCGTGGTGATGCCACGGCCGACCGGAGATCCGACTCTGGACTCCGCACTGGAACTGCTGCGCAGGCGCGGCAGCCCGGTTCGGGCAGTCCACTGGATTGGCGGGCCCCGACTGGGGCTGCGCCAGATCTACCTCGCGCACCTGGAGCGGTGCGGCATGGTGCATGCCGTATCGGGCCAGATGTGCGGAGTACTGCCGACGACTCGCTACCAGGCGACGGACACGGCAATCAGCCGGGACATCAGGTCCCGACTGGACAGTGCGATCCGCACCGGCGTACCACCGGACCCGCGGACCGCGGCGCTCGCCGCGCTCGCTCACGCAGTGGGACTCGGCAAGCACCTCTACCCCGGCAACGAGGGGCGCTCATCGCGCTCCCGTCTCCGGGACCTGATCAGGCACGACCCGATGGGCGGCCTCGTGGCGCACGCCGTGATGGACGTCCAGAACGGTGTGGCCGCTCAGCCACGCCGCAGCCCGGCCCCAGCGGGACCGGGCGGGCCGGGCGGACCAGCCGTACCAAGTGGACCAGGCGGTGGCCGACAGCCGGCCAGGACCGTGCCGGAACCCGGTGGGGTTCCGATGCAGCCGCGCCGCGGATCCATGGCACGCGCCGTGGCCCACTGA
- a CDS encoding DUF397 domain-containing protein, with the protein MAIHQGATNTWVKSSYSTGNGACVEVKSPLSTAISVRDSKVTEGPVLAFPSDSWRAFVSEVGRETSLLG; encoded by the coding sequence ATGGCAATTCATCAGGGCGCTACGAACACGTGGGTCAAGTCCTCGTATTCCACGGGAAACGGCGCATGTGTCGAGGTCAAGTCCCCTCTTTCCACGGCAATTTCGGTCCGGGACTCCAAGGTCACCGAGGGCCCCGTCCTCGCCTTCCCCTCCGACTCATGGCGCGCCTTCGTCTCCGAAGTCGGCCGGGAGACGTCACTTCTCGGCTGA
- a CDS encoding sodium:solute symporter family protein — protein MNSLDWAVLIGYFGVMVAIGIWSHKRVDNVSDFFTAGGKMPWWLSGISHHMSGYSAVMFTGYAGIAYTYGVTSFITWSFPIALGIAIGSKLFAPRINRLRSRLHVASPLEYLKNRYNLRTQQALAWSGMLLKIVDVAAKWAAIATLLSVFTGISINQGILITGVITAIYCTIGGLWADALTELGQFIIQLLAGVAMFIAVVAKLGPHGGFFGVWDEPELAGHGKPLVGPYGTIFLLAFLFIKLFEYNGGMLNQAQRYMATASPKEAARSARLSAILWLVWPVILFFPMWMSPLLVNAQKPDGSDSYALMTEQLLPHGLLGLVIVGFFSHTMAMCSSDANAIAAVFTRDVAPVISKQARRWNERSGLLAARLTTVIFLGLSMAVATQVSSPTFKDIITVVIKWVAGLMGPIAIPMMLGLLRTFRKSGPTAALTSWSMGLLAFWLVNYPINWNVEGGVPLEYQVSIPLAVSLILYILVGYLKPEDTPERDAIIEMINTDGSAGSAAVPPPAEDAEEVVAPQSRLP, from the coding sequence ATGAACAGTCTCGACTGGGCCGTGCTCATCGGCTACTTCGGCGTGATGGTCGCGATCGGCATCTGGTCGCACAAGCGCGTGGACAACGTCAGCGACTTCTTCACCGCGGGCGGCAAGATGCCCTGGTGGCTCTCCGGCATCTCGCACCACATGTCCGGCTACAGCGCGGTGATGTTCACCGGGTACGCGGGCATCGCGTACACCTACGGCGTCACGTCCTTCATCACCTGGTCGTTCCCGATCGCGCTCGGCATCGCCATCGGCTCGAAGCTCTTCGCGCCCCGCATCAACAGGCTGCGCTCACGGCTGCACGTGGCCTCGCCGCTGGAATACCTCAAGAACCGCTACAACCTCCGGACCCAGCAGGCACTCGCCTGGTCCGGGATGCTCCTGAAGATCGTGGACGTGGCCGCCAAGTGGGCCGCCATCGCCACCCTGCTCTCCGTGTTCACCGGCATCTCGATCAACCAGGGCATCCTGATCACCGGCGTGATCACCGCCATCTACTGCACCATCGGCGGCCTGTGGGCCGACGCCCTCACCGAGCTCGGCCAGTTCATCATCCAACTCCTGGCCGGTGTCGCGATGTTCATCGCCGTGGTGGCCAAGCTCGGCCCGCACGGCGGCTTCTTCGGGGTCTGGGACGAGCCGGAGCTCGCGGGCCACGGCAAACCGCTGGTCGGCCCGTACGGCACGATCTTCCTGCTGGCGTTCCTCTTCATCAAGCTCTTCGAGTACAACGGCGGCATGCTCAACCAGGCCCAGCGCTACATGGCGACCGCGAGCCCGAAGGAGGCCGCGCGCTCGGCCCGGCTCTCGGCGATCCTGTGGCTGGTGTGGCCGGTCATCCTCTTCTTCCCGATGTGGATGTCGCCGCTCCTGGTGAACGCGCAGAAGCCCGACGGCTCCGACTCGTACGCCCTGATGACCGAACAGCTCCTGCCGCACGGCCTGTTGGGCCTGGTCATCGTCGGCTTCTTCTCCCACACGATGGCCATGTGCTCGTCCGACGCGAACGCGATCGCCGCGGTGTTCACCCGGGACGTGGCGCCGGTGATCTCCAAGCAGGCCAGGCGCTGGAACGAACGCTCGGGTCTGCTGGCGGCGCGCCTGACGACCGTCATCTTCCTCGGCCTGTCCATGGCGGTGGCCACGCAGGTCAGCTCGCCGACCTTCAAGGACATCATCACGGTGGTCATCAAGTGGGTGGCGGGCCTGATGGGTCCGATCGCGATCCCGATGATGCTGGGTCTGCTGCGCACGTTCCGCAAGTCGGGACCGACGGCGGCGCTGACCAGCTGGTCGATGGGGCTGCTCGCCTTCTGGCTGGTCAACTACCCGATCAACTGGAACGTCGAGGGCGGGGTGCCCCTGGAGTACCAGGTCTCGATCCCCCTCGCCGTCTCGCTGATCCTCTACATCCTGGTCGGCTATCTGAAGCCGGAGGACACCCCGGAACGGGACGCGATCATCGAGATGATCAACACGGACGGCTCCGCCGGTTCAGCAGCGGTTCCGCCCCCAGCTGAGGATGCTGAGGAAGTAGTTGCCCCACAGAGCCGGTTGCCGTAA
- a CDS encoding tetratricopeptide repeat protein — MASAGAEQPSMQELIRRRRRAGFVGRRGELDAFRANFDVPPGDDRHRFLFHVHGIGGVGKTSLVREWEQLAREHGALTAYVDEAVGSVPEVMAAISAQFALQGRRCKDLNRLLTTHRERRHEAESAAAAAMSDPAQEPGRLAAPAPSAGSVTAARASLVGLGLLPGVGAFAGAVDPAQLAQGADRLRAGLSARLGSQDDVQLVLSPERVLTPVLLNELADAAKGVPWIVLFFDTYERTAPFLDGWLHELMLTDRHGALPANVIVVTAGQHPFDTARWGGYGDFVMDVPLGPFTELEARGLLAGKGVVAEPVVEEVLRLSGGLPVLVSTLAEGRPAAPDDVGDPSATAVERFLKWERDPVRRAAALACALPRRLDADVFGAAVEGICAEADVPGLFGWLRGLPFVSDRGDRVQYHDVVRAPMLRSQRKRSPRGWAEAHGRLAETFAGWRAEAEAGLDADELWGDEAWRELRLAESYHLLCAGERGALPAVLRDVVDACDVGEGEVVARRWAQVLVDAGEDADAAATGRWGRDLLAALTEGACVDALGLLVDRAGFDARGQAFARILRGRDLRESGAYEEALAEYDRAIGLDPELARAYYGRGVTRALQGDYAAAVDELGLALAIEPDDLDGLGMRGEYRRVLGRWAEAISDLDRAIEVSPADPFAWASRGAARHGLGQDDAALADLDRAVELDPEYSWALVRRARVRRSRGEYAEQIADLDLAVRLAPQSAFLACERGDALRGAGKPGEALAEYDRAIALDDAYASAYASRGAALDDLGRREEALADLDRSIDLHPSYAWALARRCNVHRLLSDYDRAFADADRASVLWPDNEWVLYQRAEALDGLKRYEEARAGLDRVLEMDPEHGLARVLRGSVLRRLGRYEEASADLGRAIEAEPDNAWAVIIRVLTSQATGRWEQALADLARYAEIGEDPDWTRAKTAEIHMWSGHPERALVVLEADTTGGNPEDAEELAKAFRMTGQWDRARDAALTLRARDAGSGAFALALAVSGAEGTAAARPLWQEVTRLWHKPDVPAAVRDCLAVVTGAAMADWPALDASLERVLAAAPPDVEWDDLAELTDFLTELLDAPDTNSPRLAPRLARVTAARDDLRSRYMG, encoded by the coding sequence GTGGCGTCGGCCGGGGCGGAGCAGCCGTCCATGCAGGAGTTGATCCGCCGTCGCAGGCGGGCGGGGTTCGTCGGGCGGCGGGGCGAACTGGACGCCTTCCGCGCCAACTTCGACGTGCCGCCGGGTGACGACCGGCACCGCTTCCTCTTCCATGTCCATGGGATCGGCGGCGTCGGCAAGACGTCGTTGGTGCGGGAGTGGGAGCAACTGGCGCGCGAACACGGCGCCCTGACCGCGTACGTCGACGAGGCGGTCGGGAGCGTTCCCGAGGTGATGGCGGCGATCAGTGCCCAATTCGCCCTGCAGGGCAGGCGCTGCAAGGACCTCAACCGGCTTCTGACGACTCATCGTGAGCGTCGCCACGAGGCCGAGTCGGCGGCAGCCGCGGCGATGTCCGACCCGGCCCAGGAGCCGGGGCGCCTGGCTGCGCCCGCTCCATCGGCGGGCAGTGTGACGGCCGCCCGCGCGAGCCTGGTCGGTCTCGGTCTTCTGCCGGGAGTAGGGGCGTTCGCGGGAGCGGTGGACCCGGCCCAACTGGCGCAGGGGGCCGACCGGTTGCGCGCGGGTCTGAGCGCGCGCCTCGGCAGCCAGGACGACGTACAGCTCGTCCTGTCCCCGGAACGGGTCCTGACCCCGGTCCTCCTGAACGAACTGGCCGACGCGGCGAAGGGGGTGCCGTGGATCGTCCTCTTCTTCGACACGTACGAGCGGACGGCGCCGTTCCTGGACGGCTGGCTGCACGAACTGATGCTCACCGACCGGCATGGAGCGCTGCCCGCCAACGTGATCGTCGTGACGGCCGGGCAGCACCCCTTCGACACGGCCCGATGGGGCGGCTACGGCGACTTCGTGATGGACGTGCCGCTCGGCCCCTTCACGGAGCTGGAGGCGCGGGGGCTGCTCGCCGGAAAGGGCGTGGTGGCGGAGCCGGTGGTGGAGGAGGTCCTGCGGCTCTCCGGCGGCCTGCCCGTCCTCGTCTCCACTCTCGCCGAGGGCAGGCCCGCCGCCCCGGACGACGTGGGTGACCCGAGCGCCACCGCCGTGGAGCGCTTCCTGAAGTGGGAACGGGACCCCGTGCGCAGGGCGGCGGCACTGGCGTGCGCGCTGCCGAGACGCCTCGACGCGGATGTGTTCGGGGCGGCGGTGGAGGGGATCTGCGCGGAGGCGGACGTGCCGGGCCTCTTCGGGTGGCTGCGGGGGCTGCCGTTCGTGAGCGACCGGGGTGACCGGGTGCAGTACCACGACGTGGTGCGGGCGCCGATGCTGCGGTCGCAGCGCAAGCGGTCGCCGCGGGGGTGGGCGGAGGCGCACGGCCGGCTGGCGGAGACGTTCGCGGGGTGGCGGGCGGAGGCGGAAGCCGGTCTCGACGCGGATGAGTTGTGGGGGGACGAGGCGTGGCGGGAGCTGCGGCTCGCGGAGTCGTACCACTTGCTGTGTGCGGGGGAGCGGGGCGCGCTGCCCGCCGTCCTGCGGGATGTCGTGGACGCCTGCGACGTGGGCGAGGGCGAGGTCGTGGCCCGGCGCTGGGCGCAGGTCCTGGTGGACGCGGGGGAGGACGCGGACGCGGCGGCGACCGGCAGGTGGGGGCGTGACCTGCTGGCGGCGCTGACCGAGGGCGCGTGCGTCGACGCCCTGGGGCTCCTTGTCGACCGTGCCGGGTTCGACGCGCGGGGGCAGGCGTTCGCCCGGATACTGCGCGGGCGCGACCTCCGGGAGAGCGGGGCGTACGAGGAGGCGCTGGCCGAGTACGACCGGGCCATCGGCCTCGATCCGGAGCTGGCGCGGGCCTACTACGGCCGGGGTGTGACCCGTGCCCTGCAGGGCGACTACGCCGCCGCCGTCGACGAGTTGGGCCTGGCGCTCGCCATCGAGCCGGACGACCTGGACGGCCTGGGCATGCGGGGCGAGTACCGCCGGGTTCTCGGCCGGTGGGCGGAGGCGATCAGTGACCTGGACCGGGCGATCGAGGTCAGCCCGGCGGACCCGTTCGCCTGGGCGTCCCGGGGCGCGGCCCGGCACGGCCTGGGGCAGGACGACGCGGCCCTCGCGGACCTGGACCGGGCGGTGGAACTCGATCCGGAGTACTCGTGGGCGCTGGTGCGCCGTGCTCGGGTGCGGCGTTCGCGCGGGGAGTACGCGGAGCAGATCGCCGACCTCGACCTCGCGGTCCGGCTGGCGCCGCAGTCGGCTTTCCTGGCCTGTGAGCGGGGTGACGCCCTGCGGGGCGCGGGCAAGCCCGGGGAAGCTCTCGCGGAGTACGACCGGGCGATCGCACTCGACGATGCGTACGCGTCGGCGTACGCGAGCCGCGGGGCCGCGCTGGACGACCTCGGGCGGCGGGAGGAGGCGCTGGCCGACCTGGACCGTTCCATCGATCTCCACCCCTCCTACGCCTGGGCGCTGGCGCGCAGGTGCAACGTGCACCGGCTCCTGTCGGACTACGACCGGGCGTTCGCCGACGCCGACCGGGCGAGCGTCCTGTGGCCGGACAACGAATGGGTCCTGTACCAGCGGGCCGAGGCACTGGACGGTCTGAAGCGGTACGAGGAGGCCCGCGCCGGTCTGGACCGGGTTCTCGAAATGGACCCCGAGCACGGGCTTGCGCGCGTCCTGCGCGGCTCCGTGCTGCGCAGGCTCGGCCGTTACGAGGAGGCGTCGGCGGATCTCGGCCGTGCCATCGAGGCGGAGCCGGACAACGCCTGGGCGGTCATCATCCGTGTGCTGACCTCTCAGGCCACCGGGCGCTGGGAGCAGGCCCTGGCCGACCTCGCGCGCTACGCGGAGATCGGCGAGGACCCGGACTGGACGCGCGCCAAGACCGCCGAGATCCACATGTGGTCCGGCCACCCGGAGCGGGCGCTCGTCGTGCTGGAGGCCGATACCACCGGCGGAAACCCTGAGGACGCGGAGGAGCTGGCCAAGGCGTTCCGCATGACGGGGCAGTGGGACCGTGCGCGGGACGCGGCGCTGACGCTCCGCGCTCGGGACGCGGGGTCCGGGGCGTTCGCGCTGGCCCTCGCGGTGAGCGGCGCGGAGGGGACGGCCGCGGCCCGCCCGCTCTGGCAGGAGGTGACCCGCCTCTGGCACAAGCCCGATGTGCCGGCCGCCGTCCGCGACTGCCTGGCGGTGGTGACCGGCGCGGCCATGGCCGACTGGCCGGCCCTCGACGCGAGCCTGGAGCGCGTACTGGCCGCGGCGCCGCCCGACGTGGAGTGGGACGATCTGGCCGAACTCACCGACTTCCTCACGGAACTCCTCGACGCCCCCGACACGAACAGCCCCCGCCTGGCCCCACGCCTGGCCAGAGTGACAGCAGCGAGGGACGACCTCCGGTCGCGGTACATGGGGTGA
- a CDS encoding helix-turn-helix transcriptional regulator: MASNVNPTVRRRRLGQELRRLRELKGMTAEEVAERLLVSQSKISRLENGRRSISQRDVRDLCGVYEVEDHRIVDSLMQMAKDSRQQGWWHSFGDIPYSVYIGLETDAASLRVYDPQVVPGLLQTRPYAEALITGALPETTPTDIEKRVQVRVRRQERISAPENPLRLWTVLDESALRRVVGSRHLMRDQLEHLVEQSQLPHVTVQVIPFEMGAHPGLNGQYAILEFPDAADSSVVYIEGVTSDLYLEKANDVQQYSVMYEHLRAQALNVDQSRQLIADIAKEYAR, encoded by the coding sequence GTGGCGTCCAATGTCAATCCCACTGTCAGGCGACGCCGGTTGGGCCAGGAGCTCCGCAGGCTCCGCGAGCTCAAAGGCATGACGGCCGAGGAGGTCGCCGAGCGCCTGCTGGTCTCGCAGTCGAAGATCAGCCGCCTCGAGAACGGCCGCCGCTCGATCAGCCAGCGCGACGTGCGCGATCTCTGCGGGGTCTACGAGGTCGAGGACCACCGCATCGTCGACTCGCTCATGCAAATGGCCAAGGACTCCCGCCAGCAGGGCTGGTGGCACTCCTTCGGCGATATTCCGTACAGCGTCTACATCGGCCTGGAGACGGACGCCGCGTCCCTGCGCGTGTACGACCCGCAGGTCGTCCCCGGCCTGCTCCAGACCCGTCCGTACGCGGAGGCGCTCATCACCGGAGCGCTGCCGGAGACCACGCCGACCGACATCGAGAAGCGTGTCCAGGTCCGCGTCCGCCGCCAGGAACGCATCAGCGCGCCGGAGAATCCGCTGCGTCTGTGGACCGTCCTTGACGAGTCCGCGCTGCGCCGCGTGGTCGGCTCCCGGCATCTCATGCGCGACCAGCTGGAGCATCTCGTGGAGCAGTCCCAACTGCCGCACGTGACCGTCCAGGTGATTCCCTTCGAGATGGGCGCACACCCCGGCCTGAACGGCCAGTACGCGATTCTCGAATTCCCGGATGCCGCGGATTCGAGCGTCGTCTACATCGAGGGCGTCACGAGCGACCTCTATCTGGAGAAGGCGAACGACGTCCAGCAGTACAGCGTGATGTACGAACATCTGCGGGCACAGGCCCTGAACGTGGACCAATCACGCCAACTCATCGCAGACATCGCGAAAGAGTACGCACGCTAA